A region from the Variovorax paradoxus genome encodes:
- a CDS encoding Bug family tripartite tricarboxylate transporter substrate binding protein, giving the protein MKRFLPLLAATLALTAPFASAQPAAYPSQPVKWIVPYVAGGGTDNLARSLAEAMQPSLGQPLVIDNRPGASTNIGVSVLMQAKPDGYTIMQAENAALLFNEHMFAKLPYKPASDFTYIGAIGRFPVALVVHPDFPAKNVAEFVRYVKANPEKVSYASPGNGSPHHMAMELFKQKAGLSITHVPYKGAAPAMTDVMGGQVPTMMLDLASGLPIIKAGKVRVLAIALPQRASALPEVPTFVEAGFSEVNAYAFHGLIGPAGMPPEAIARINGELHKAMKAPKVVKLFSEFGFEALPGTPQDFYKLSRAESERWGKIIAAAGVKLD; this is encoded by the coding sequence ATGAAGCGATTCCTCCCCCTGCTGGCCGCCACCCTCGCGCTGACGGCCCCCTTCGCATCGGCACAGCCCGCCGCCTACCCGAGCCAGCCGGTCAAATGGATCGTGCCCTATGTGGCCGGCGGCGGCACCGACAACCTCGCGCGCTCGCTGGCCGAGGCGATGCAGCCTTCGCTCGGGCAGCCGCTCGTCATCGACAACCGGCCCGGCGCATCGACCAACATCGGCGTCTCGGTGCTGATGCAGGCCAAGCCCGACGGCTACACGATCATGCAGGCCGAGAACGCGGCGCTGCTCTTCAACGAGCACATGTTCGCCAAGCTGCCCTACAAGCCCGCTAGCGACTTCACCTACATCGGCGCCATCGGCCGCTTTCCCGTGGCGCTGGTGGTGCACCCGGACTTTCCCGCGAAGAACGTGGCCGAGTTCGTGCGCTACGTGAAGGCCAACCCCGAGAAGGTGAGCTATGCCTCGCCCGGCAACGGCTCGCCGCACCACATGGCGATGGAGCTCTTCAAGCAGAAGGCTGGCCTCAGCATCACGCACGTGCCGTACAAGGGCGCCGCGCCCGCCATGACCGACGTGATGGGCGGCCAGGTGCCCACGATGATGCTCGACCTGGCCTCGGGCCTGCCGATCATCAAGGCGGGCAAGGTGCGGGTGCTGGCCATCGCGCTGCCGCAGCGCGCGAGCGCACTGCCCGAGGTGCCCACCTTCGTCGAAGCCGGCTTCAGCGAGGTCAATGCCTATGCGTTCCACGGCCTGATCGGCCCGGCCGGCATGCCGCCCGAAGCGATCGCGCGCATCAACGGCGAACTGCACAAGGCGATGAAGGCACCGAAGGTGGTGAAGCTGTTCTCGGAGTTCGGCTTCGAAGCCCTGCCGGGCACGCCGCAGGATTTCTACAAGCTCTCGCGGGCCGAGAGCGAGCGCTGGGGCAAGATCATCGCGGCCGCCGGCGTGAAGCTGGATTGA
- the secF gene encoding protein translocase subunit SecF, which yields MEFFRIHKTIPFMRHALVLNIISFVTFALAVFFLLHRGLHLSVEFTGGTVMEVAYQQSADIGKVREAIGKLGYPDVQVQSYGTSRDVQIRLPAQKGMNSDQQSAQVMQALKTVDPSATQRGIEVVGPQVGEELTTNGLKALGMVVVGIMIYLAIRFEWKFAVATVLANLHDVVIILGFFAFFQWEFSLAVLAAVLAVLGYSVNESVVIFDRVRENFRRYRKMSTVEIIDNAITSTISRTIITHGSTQLVVLSMFFFGGPTLHYFALALTIGILFGIYSSCFVAAAIAMWLGIKREDLIKGGPTKRDGGSEDDPNAGAVV from the coding sequence ATGGAATTCTTCCGCATCCACAAGACCATCCCGTTCATGCGCCACGCGCTGGTGCTGAACATCATCTCCTTCGTCACCTTCGCGCTGGCGGTGTTCTTCCTGCTGCACCGCGGGCTGCACCTGTCGGTGGAGTTCACCGGCGGCACCGTGATGGAGGTGGCCTACCAGCAGTCCGCCGACATCGGCAAGGTGCGCGAAGCGATCGGCAAGCTCGGCTATCCCGACGTGCAGGTGCAGAGCTACGGCACCTCGCGCGACGTGCAGATCCGCCTGCCGGCGCAGAAGGGCATGAACTCCGACCAGCAAAGCGCGCAGGTGATGCAGGCGCTCAAGACGGTCGATCCCTCGGCCACGCAGCGCGGCATCGAGGTCGTCGGCCCGCAGGTGGGCGAGGAGCTCACCACCAACGGCCTCAAGGCGCTGGGCATGGTGGTGGTGGGCATCATGATCTACCTGGCGATCCGCTTCGAATGGAAGTTCGCCGTGGCCACCGTGCTGGCCAACCTGCACGACGTGGTCATCATCCTGGGCTTCTTCGCCTTCTTCCAGTGGGAGTTCTCGCTCGCGGTGCTGGCGGCGGTGCTGGCGGTGCTGGGCTACTCGGTCAACGAGTCGGTCGTGATCTTCGACCGGGTGCGCGAGAATTTCCGGCGCTACCGCAAGATGAGCACGGTCGAGATCATCGACAACGCGATCACCTCGACCATCAGCCGCACCATCATCACGCACGGCTCCACGCAGCTGGTGGTGCTCTCGATGTTCTTCTTCGGCGGCCCGACGCTGCACTACTTCGCGCTCGCGCTGACCATCGGCATCCTGTTCGGCATCTACTCGTCGTGCTTCGTGGCGGCGGCCATCGCGATGTGGCTGGGCATCAAGCGCGAAGACCTGATCAAGGGCGGCCCGACCAAGCGCGACGGCGGCTCCGAAGACGATCCGAACGCCGGCGCCGTGGTCTGA
- a CDS encoding AzlC family ABC transporter permease produces the protein MFLSAAIRRRPEFRAGMRDMSSAALGIGAWGLMTGVAMVKSNMSVLESVAMTLLVYAGSSQLAAIPLLFAGAPAWVILATGFCVNLRFVVFSLHLRPYLMHMPRWRRMTHGYLTADLSYALFTRQYAAPPATLAEQQSQEAYLTGNYFVTWCSWMGMSLLGIALANFIPQSWGLGFAGVLSLVAIVCSMATTRLRVLAALIASATAVAAYALPLKLNIVVAIGVAVLLCFWLEKQFGLDPDAEDDK, from the coding sequence ATGTTCCTTTCTGCCGCCATCCGCCGCCGCCCCGAATTCCGCGCCGGCATGCGCGACATGTCCTCGGCCGCGCTGGGCATCGGCGCCTGGGGCCTGATGACCGGCGTGGCCATGGTCAAGTCGAACATGAGCGTGCTGGAGTCGGTGGCCATGACGTTGCTGGTCTACGCCGGCAGCTCGCAGCTCGCGGCCATTCCGCTCTTGTTCGCGGGCGCGCCGGCCTGGGTGATCCTGGCCACGGGCTTTTGCGTCAACCTGCGCTTCGTGGTCTTCAGCCTGCACCTGCGGCCCTACCTCATGCACATGCCGCGCTGGCGCCGCATGACGCACGGCTACCTGACGGCCGACCTGAGCTACGCGCTCTTCACCAGGCAGTACGCGGCACCGCCGGCCACCCTCGCCGAGCAGCAGTCGCAGGAGGCCTACCTCACCGGCAACTACTTCGTGACCTGGTGCTCCTGGATGGGCATGAGCCTGCTGGGCATTGCGCTGGCCAACTTCATCCCGCAGAGCTGGGGCCTGGGCTTTGCCGGCGTGCTGAGCCTGGTGGCGATCGTCTGCTCGATGGCCACCACGCGGCTGCGCGTGCTGGCCGCGCTGATCGCCAGCGCCACTGCCGTCGCGGCCTACGCGCTGCCGCTCAAGCTCAACATCGTGGTGGCCATCGGCGTGGCGGTGCTGCTGTGCTTCTGGCTCGAGAAGCAGTTCGGGCTCGACCCCGATGCGGAGGACGACAAGTGA
- the def gene encoding peptide deformylase produces the protein MAKRIILSYPDKRLHTVAKPVQGVDARIKALVADMLETMYDASGIGLAATQVDVHERLVVIDVSEERNEPLVLINPEIIWASDEKVLNEEGCLSVPGIYDGVMRSTSVKAQALDENGELRTIEAEGLLAVCIQHELDHLLGKVFVEYLSPLKRNRIKSKLLKQQREEAKEGRA, from the coding sequence ATGGCCAAACGAATCATTCTGAGTTACCCGGACAAGCGCCTGCACACGGTTGCCAAGCCCGTGCAGGGCGTCGATGCGCGCATCAAGGCCCTGGTGGCCGACATGCTCGAGACCATGTACGACGCCAGCGGCATCGGCCTGGCCGCGACCCAGGTCGACGTGCACGAGCGGCTGGTCGTCATCGACGTGTCCGAGGAACGCAACGAACCGCTGGTGCTCATCAACCCCGAAATTATCTGGGCAAGCGACGAAAAGGTCTTGAACGAAGAGGGCTGCCTCTCGGTGCCGGGCATCTACGACGGCGTCATGCGCTCCACCTCGGTCAAGGCCCAGGCGCTGGACGAGAACGGCGAACTGCGCACCATCGAGGCCGAAGGCCTGCTGGCCGTGTGCATCCAGCACGAGCTCGACCACCTGCTGGGCAAGGTGTTCGTCGAATACCTGTCGCCGCTCAAGCGCAACCGCATCAAGAGCAAGCTGCTCAAGCAGCAGCGGGAAGAGGCCAAAGAGGGCCGGGCGTGA
- the fmt gene encoding methionyl-tRNA formyltransferase, whose amino-acid sequence MSPLKVVFAGTPEFARAALEAIAAAGHEIALVLSQPDRPAGRGLKLQASPVKQCAIAHGWPVAQPRSLRLDGKYPEEASAARAALLAARPDVMVVAAYGLILPQWVLDLPAHGCLNIHASLLPRWRGAAPIHRAIEAGDAQTGITIMQMDAGLDTGDMLLREAVDIGSDNTARLHDRLAELGGRLIVQALANIGNLARTPQPAEGVTYAHKVEKHEAQIDWNQPADAIVRRIRAFDPFPGANSVLDGETIKFWAAHAVPAEMSAEVSAAPGTLLAVSDAGVAVAAAGSTMVMATELQRPGGKRLAVADFLRGFDLKPGQRFG is encoded by the coding sequence TTGAGCCCGCTGAAAGTCGTTTTCGCGGGCACGCCCGAGTTCGCGCGCGCGGCGCTCGAAGCCATTGCCGCCGCCGGCCATGAGATCGCGCTGGTACTGAGCCAGCCCGACCGGCCTGCGGGCCGCGGCCTGAAGCTGCAGGCCTCGCCCGTCAAGCAATGCGCCATTGCCCACGGCTGGCCGGTGGCGCAGCCGCGCAGCCTGCGGCTGGACGGCAAGTACCCGGAAGAAGCTTCGGCCGCGCGCGCGGCGCTGCTGGCGGCCAGGCCCGACGTGATGGTGGTGGCGGCCTACGGCCTCATCCTGCCGCAATGGGTGCTCGACCTGCCGGCGCACGGCTGCCTCAACATCCACGCCAGCCTGCTGCCGCGCTGGCGCGGCGCGGCGCCCATCCACCGCGCCATCGAGGCCGGCGACGCGCAGACCGGCATCACCATCATGCAGATGGACGCCGGCCTGGACACCGGCGACATGCTGCTGCGCGAGGCCGTCGACATCGGCAGCGACAACACCGCCCGGCTGCACGACCGCCTGGCCGAACTGGGCGGCCGCCTGATCGTCCAGGCGCTGGCCAACATCGGCAACCTTGCGCGCACGCCGCAGCCGGCCGAAGGCGTCACCTACGCCCACAAGGTCGAGAAGCACGAAGCCCAGATCGACTGGAACCAGCCTGCCGACGCGATCGTGCGGCGCATCCGGGCCTTCGACCCGTTTCCGGGCGCCAACAGTGTGCTCGACGGCGAGACCATCAAGTTCTGGGCCGCGCATGCAGTGCCGGCCGAGATGTCGGCCGAGGTGTCGGCCGCGCCGGGCACCCTGCTGGCCGTGAGCGATGCCGGCGTGGCGGTGGCGGCGGCCGGCTCGACGATGGTGATGGCCACCGAACTCCAGCGGCCCGGCGGCAAGCGCCTGGCCGTGGCCGACTTCCTGCGCGGCTTCGACCTGAAGCCCGGGCAGCGGTTCGGCTGA
- the dprA gene encoding DNA-processing protein DprA gives MERAELAGWLRLSLTPGIGDGAARRLLAAFGLPENVFAQTGEALRQVVSPAQADALHQPPQGLQAQIDQTWHWLQPDHDDGATRRLVTLGDAAYPASLLEMADPPLMLYVLGAADFDLTQLGHSIAVVGSRNPTPQGAANARAFARALGDAGLPVVSGLALGVDGAAHQGALDAAGDAPRLATVAVVGTGLDRVYPARHRDLAHRITLQGLIVSELPLGTPPLTQNFPKRNRLIAGLARGTLVVEAALASGSLITARLTSEQGKEVFAIPGSIHSPQSRGCHALIRQGAKLVESVNDILEELPSLRTGSMAAPASAHESAGGGTSSSEEPLLDALGFDPVSLDALSARTGWSAAALQARLLELELDGHVARLPGGLFQRAAAA, from the coding sequence TTGGAACGAGCAGAACTCGCAGGCTGGCTGCGGCTTTCACTGACGCCGGGCATCGGTGATGGCGCCGCGCGCCGGCTGCTGGCGGCCTTCGGCCTGCCCGAAAATGTCTTTGCGCAGACCGGCGAGGCGCTGCGGCAGGTGGTGTCGCCGGCGCAGGCCGATGCCTTGCACCAGCCGCCCCAGGGTCTGCAGGCCCAGATCGACCAGACCTGGCACTGGCTGCAGCCGGACCACGATGACGGCGCCACGCGCCGCTTGGTCACGCTGGGCGATGCCGCCTACCCCGCCTCGCTGCTCGAAATGGCCGACCCGCCGTTGATGCTCTATGTGCTTGGCGCCGCGGACTTCGACCTGACCCAGCTCGGCCACAGCATTGCGGTGGTGGGCAGCCGCAACCCCACGCCGCAGGGCGCGGCCAATGCCCGCGCCTTTGCGCGCGCACTGGGCGACGCGGGCCTGCCGGTGGTGTCGGGGCTGGCGCTCGGTGTCGATGGCGCCGCCCACCAGGGCGCGCTCGATGCGGCCGGCGATGCGCCGCGGCTCGCCACCGTGGCCGTGGTGGGCACCGGCCTGGACCGCGTCTATCCCGCGCGGCACCGCGACCTGGCGCACCGCATCACGCTGCAGGGCCTGATCGTGAGCGAGCTGCCGCTCGGCACGCCGCCGCTCACGCAGAACTTTCCGAAGCGCAACCGCCTCATTGCCGGCCTGGCGCGCGGCACGCTGGTGGTCGAGGCCGCGCTCGCGTCGGGCTCGCTGATCACCGCGCGGCTCACCTCGGAACAGGGCAAGGAAGTGTTCGCCATTCCGGGCTCGATCCATTCGCCGCAGTCGCGCGGCTGCCATGCACTGATCCGCCAGGGCGCGAAGCTGGTCGAGTCGGTCAACGACATCCTCGAGGAGCTGCCGTCGCTGCGTACGGGCAGCATGGCAGCGCCGGCTTCCGCGCACGAGAGCGCCGGCGGCGGCACATCTTCCAGCGAAGAACCCTTGCTGGACGCCCTCGGCTTCGATCCAGTGAGCCTCGACGCGCTGAGCGCACGCACCGGCTGGAGTGCCGCCGCGCTGCAGGCCAGGCTGCTCGAACTCGAGCTCGACGGCCACGTCGCGCGCCTGCCCGGCGGCCTGTTCCAGAGAGCGGCGGCAGCGTAG
- a CDS encoding DUF494 family protein, whose protein sequence is MFEVLVFVYENYWRGDACPEPEQLGRKLSAHGFEAEEIRDALHWLDGLSLATQGMQLERSPGDDAVATVTLRGAPEAALPQSDDAMRVYSQAEQEHLGADCLGFIGFLESSNVLSCGLREIVIERAMAAPGDPVALDELKIIVLMVHWSTGIEPDALVLDELCESREGRTAH, encoded by the coding sequence ATGTTCGAAGTGCTCGTGTTTGTCTACGAAAACTATTGGCGCGGCGATGCCTGCCCCGAACCCGAACAGCTGGGCCGCAAGCTCAGCGCCCACGGCTTCGAGGCAGAAGAAATCCGCGATGCGCTGCACTGGCTCGACGGCCTGAGCCTTGCCACGCAGGGCATGCAGCTCGAACGAAGTCCCGGCGACGACGCCGTGGCCACGGTCACGCTGCGCGGCGCGCCCGAAGCGGCCCTGCCCCAGTCGGACGACGCCATGCGTGTCTACTCGCAAGCCGAGCAGGAGCACCTGGGCGCCGACTGCCTCGGCTTCATCGGCTTTCTCGAATCGTCGAACGTGCTGTCCTGCGGTTTGCGCGAGATCGTCATCGAGCGCGCCATGGCGGCGCCGGGCGATCCGGTCGCGCTCGACGAGCTCAAGATCATCGTGCTGATGGTGCACTGGAGCACCGGCATCGAGCCCGACGCGCTGGTGCTCGACGAACTCTGCGAGAGCCGCGAAGGCCGCACTGCACATTAG
- a CDS encoding LysM peptidoglycan-binding domain-containing protein — MKKLRITVRPRPHLLATLAALAVISGGTTTTSAWAQNYPVTPQQRATAQQTAQNGVPLSELAPNAPDEYTVKPGDTLWAISRLYLLRPWRWPELWGMNISEIANPHRIYPGQVLYLDKTGGRARLTMRRGAGGSGDGGTIKLSPRTRFDSLAGMALPTLNPSVIEPFLSEPVVVDADTLQAAPRIVAGNDSRVLLSRGDRAYARGNAETPLLETPGPLKNFRVFRDATPLKDPGTGEILGYEAQYLGKAQLKRGESTTVETTQDKDVITVVPASIDIIAAREEIRAGDRLLPEPPRQLLSYVPRAPSSQVEGRIISVYGNAVQFAAQNQVVAINRGTRDGIDSGHVLAILKNGETILDRTGARKETIKLPNERIGLLMVFRPFEKVSYALVLEITDTPRAGDFLVNP; from the coding sequence ATGAAAAAGCTTCGAATCACTGTCCGCCCGCGCCCGCATCTTCTCGCCACGTTGGCAGCCCTTGCGGTGATCAGCGGCGGCACCACCACCACTTCGGCGTGGGCGCAGAACTACCCCGTCACGCCGCAGCAGCGCGCCACCGCCCAGCAAACCGCCCAGAACGGCGTTCCGCTGAGCGAACTGGCGCCCAACGCGCCGGACGAATACACGGTCAAGCCCGGCGACACGCTGTGGGCCATTTCGCGCCTGTACCTGCTGCGCCCCTGGCGCTGGCCGGAACTGTGGGGCATGAACATCAGCGAAATCGCGAATCCGCACCGCATCTACCCGGGCCAGGTTCTCTATCTGGACAAGACCGGCGGCCGCGCACGCCTGACCATGCGCCGCGGCGCGGGCGGCAGCGGCGACGGCGGCACCATCAAGCTGTCGCCGCGCACGCGCTTCGACTCGCTGGCCGGCATGGCCCTGCCCACGCTCAACCCGAGCGTCATCGAACCCTTCCTGAGCGAGCCGGTCGTGGTGGATGCCGACACGCTGCAGGCCGCGCCGCGCATCGTTGCCGGCAACGACAGCCGGGTGCTGCTGTCGCGCGGCGACCGTGCCTATGCGCGCGGCAACGCCGAGACGCCGCTGCTCGAAACGCCGGGCCCGCTGAAGAACTTCCGCGTGTTCCGCGACGCCACGCCGCTGAAGGACCCGGGAACCGGTGAAATCCTCGGCTACGAGGCACAGTACCTGGGCAAGGCGCAGCTCAAGCGCGGCGAATCGACCACGGTCGAGACCACGCAAGACAAGGACGTCATCACCGTGGTGCCGGCCAGCATCGACATCATCGCGGCGCGCGAGGAAATCCGCGCCGGCGACCGCCTGCTGCCGGAGCCCCCGCGCCAGCTGCTGAGCTATGTGCCGCGCGCACCCTCCTCGCAGGTCGAGGGCCGCATCATCTCGGTCTATGGCAACGCGGTGCAGTTCGCGGCCCAGAACCAGGTGGTGGCCATCAACAGGGGCACGCGCGACGGCATCGACAGCGGCCACGTGCTGGCCATCCTGAAGAACGGCGAAACCATTCTCGACCGGACCGGCGCGCGCAAGGAAACCATCAAGCTCCCGAACGAACGCATCGGCCTCTTGATGGTGTTCCGGCCGTTCGAAAAGGTTTCGTACGCACTGGTGCTCGAGATCACCGACACTCCGCGTGCGGGCGACTTCCTCGTCAACCCCTGA
- a CDS encoding DUF1631 family protein: MSTARSASSLQLARETRERFVRATEGVIVPLAQAIRDRLTQQASEIGSARAMQESRDDFVAFQGQASQWVSLAQAGWRRSVGATGAAPAASSGAKLRLELIDDDAMESSILSSRLAQLIHDKASFELSDLRLRIQFLEGTSELDANDVLRPETLAKLLVDQWLAAGLSRTLWARVQETVQQQLVGVVVKAYEDANAFLISSGVMPEIDLKSFVRRTGGSSSTSGATGPATVPASPYAAGAAQAASAAQRQGGAHTSPQPRAFAPSAPSLTTGGSPLMVARQRAQTALLSLKRFVAARIGADASAASSSSTTTTTTTGTDGHARGAGPAATGAGSPRPFSRTFAGVIAEAEAAYRMAATQYMQGSAEQATIIQQAAVDLRRRSAELKKRAPTTADKATVEIVALMFQAILAEERIPFSARVWFARLQMPVLRVAIAEPEFFGTLQHPARMLIDRMGSCVMGFDAAAISGSALEGEIRRVVQVIEQYPETGQRVFKLVFDEFVAFLNRYLTQSDATQRVMSVAQQVEQKETMAIQYTIELRKMLNDMPVREEIREFLFKVWAEVLAIAALRYGAQGEQTVMLKRVASELVWAASAKPNRTDRARVIQDLPQLLQRLRLGMTLLGIIDEPQEAHIKAIGATLSDAFLSKTEAIPAAKIEAMAERLAHLEDFVADDGGASSLPLDANSIELLLGVDAASIEVVADTAGGVPAEDMLAWAHELEVGNWFMLDHNDRVSQVQFVWRSDRKQLHLFASADGRSFLIQVGRLASYLQAGLLVPAEEETLTVRATREALAKLDANPERLLN, translated from the coding sequence ATGAGCACTGCGCGGTCCGCCTCTTCCCTGCAGCTCGCACGCGAGACGCGCGAGCGCTTCGTCCGTGCCACCGAGGGCGTCATCGTCCCGCTGGCGCAAGCGATACGGGACCGCCTGACGCAGCAGGCTTCGGAAATCGGCAGTGCGCGCGCCATGCAGGAGAGCCGCGACGACTTCGTGGCGTTCCAGGGCCAGGCATCGCAATGGGTGTCGCTCGCGCAGGCGGGCTGGCGCAGGTCGGTCGGCGCCACGGGTGCGGCGCCTGCCGCGTCGTCCGGTGCGAAGCTGCGGCTCGAACTTATCGACGACGATGCGATGGAGAGCAGCATTCTTTCATCGCGCCTGGCGCAGCTGATTCACGACAAGGCCAGCTTCGAACTCAGCGACCTGCGGCTGCGCATTCAGTTCCTGGAAGGCACCAGCGAGCTCGACGCCAACGACGTGCTCAGGCCCGAAACCCTGGCCAAGCTGCTGGTGGACCAGTGGCTCGCGGCCGGCCTGAGCCGCACGCTGTGGGCGCGGGTGCAGGAGACCGTGCAGCAGCAGCTCGTCGGCGTGGTGGTCAAGGCCTATGAAGACGCCAATGCCTTCCTGATTTCCAGCGGCGTGATGCCGGAAATCGATCTCAAGAGCTTTGTCCGGCGCACCGGCGGCAGCAGCAGCACCAGCGGTGCCACCGGGCCGGCGACGGTGCCGGCGTCGCCCTACGCCGCCGGCGCGGCGCAGGCCGCGAGCGCCGCGCAGCGGCAGGGCGGCGCCCACACTTCCCCGCAGCCGCGGGCTTTCGCGCCTTCCGCGCCATCCCTCACGACCGGCGGCTCGCCGTTGATGGTCGCGCGCCAGCGTGCGCAGACGGCGCTGTTGAGCCTCAAGCGTTTCGTCGCTGCCCGCATCGGCGCGGACGCGTCCGCCGCGTCTTCCTCTTCGACGACGACCACTACCACCACGGGAACCGATGGCCATGCCCGAGGCGCCGGGCCTGCCGCCACCGGTGCGGGTTCCCCGCGCCCCTTCTCCAGGACCTTTGCGGGCGTGATCGCCGAGGCCGAGGCGGCCTACAGGATGGCTGCCACGCAGTACATGCAAGGCTCCGCGGAGCAAGCCACCATCATCCAGCAGGCCGCGGTCGACCTTCGGCGGCGCAGCGCGGAGCTCAAGAAAAGGGCGCCCACCACCGCCGACAAGGCCACGGTCGAGATCGTGGCGCTGATGTTCCAGGCCATCCTCGCGGAGGAGCGCATTCCCTTCTCGGCGCGCGTGTGGTTTGCGCGCCTGCAGATGCCGGTGCTGCGCGTGGCCATCGCCGAGCCCGAGTTCTTCGGCACGCTGCAGCATCCGGCGCGCATGCTGATCGACCGCATGGGCTCCTGCGTGATGGGCTTCGATGCCGCGGCCATTTCGGGCAGCGCGCTCGAAGGCGAGATCCGGCGCGTGGTGCAGGTGATCGAGCAGTACCCCGAAACCGGACAGCGCGTCTTCAAGCTGGTGTTCGACGAATTCGTGGCCTTCCTGAACCGCTACCTCACGCAAAGCGACGCCACCCAGCGCGTCATGAGCGTGGCGCAGCAGGTCGAGCAGAAGGAAACGATGGCCATCCAGTACACCATCGAGTTGCGCAAGATGCTCAACGACATGCCGGTGCGCGAGGAAATCCGCGAGTTCCTCTTCAAGGTCTGGGCCGAGGTGCTGGCCATTGCCGCGCTGCGCTACGGCGCGCAGGGCGAGCAGACGGTGATGCTCAAGCGCGTGGCCTCCGAACTGGTGTGGGCGGCGAGCGCCAAGCCCAACCGCACCGACCGCGCGCGCGTGATCCAGGACCTGCCGCAGCTGCTGCAGCGCCTGCGCCTGGGCATGACTCTGCTGGGCATCATCGACGAGCCGCAGGAAGCCCACATCAAGGCCATCGGCGCAACCCTGTCCGATGCCTTCCTGTCCAAGACCGAAGCCATTCCCGCGGCCAAGATCGAGGCCATGGCCGAGCGCCTGGCGCATCTGGAAGATTTCGTGGCCGACGATGGCGGCGCCTCCAGCCTGCCGCTCGATGCGAACAGCATCGAACTGCTGCTGGGCGTGGATGCCGCCTCGATCGAGGTCGTGGCCGATACCGCCGGCGGCGTTCCGGCCGAAGACATGCTGGCGTGGGCCCACGAACTGGAGGTGGGCAACTGGTTCATGCTCGACCACAACGACCGCGTGAGCCAGGTGCAGTTCGTCTGGCGCAGCGACCGCAAGCAGCTGCACCTGTTCGCCTCGGCCGATGGCCGCAGCTTCCTGATCCAGGTCGGCCGGCTGGCCAGCTACCTGCAGGCCGGCCTGCTGGTGCCGGCCGAGGAAGAAACGCTCACGGTGCGAGCCACGCGCGAGGCGCTGGCCAAGCTCGACGCGAACCCGGAACGACTATTGAACTAG
- a CDS encoding AzlD domain-containing protein — protein sequence MRGTDLWTMGVIVGLAAVTVLTRCFFFILDRPWGLPEWAHRALHYAPAAALAGVIAPEIVMTQGHLITTLHDARLYAAVVGAAYYYWRRGVLGTMLAGMAVYLPLHLGLGW from the coding sequence GTGAGGGGCACCGACCTGTGGACGATGGGCGTGATCGTCGGGCTGGCCGCGGTCACGGTGCTCACGCGCTGCTTTTTCTTCATTCTCGACCGGCCCTGGGGCCTGCCCGAGTGGGCGCATCGCGCACTGCACTACGCGCCCGCCGCCGCGCTGGCCGGCGTGATCGCGCCCGAGATCGTGATGACCCAGGGCCACCTGATCACCACGCTGCACGACGCGCGCCTGTATGCGGCCGTGGTCGGTGCTGCGTACTACTACTGGCGGCGCGGCGTGCTCGGCACCATGCTCGCGGGCATGGCGGTGTACCTGCCCCTGCACCTGGGCTTGGGCTGGTAG